In the genome of Fervidobacterium nodosum Rt17-B1, the window CTGGGATGATTTTAAATTCTCCAAATGCATATTGCAACAATGGTAACTGTACCTCTATGGAATGTTCGTACAAATGTGCCATTTCATCTGAAAAGATAACAGTATTATCGATTAGTTTGTCCGCTATCTCACTATTCACCTCTATATTTCCTAGAGGAGTCTGCCAGATACCTTCACTCCAAACTGAAACAAGTTCACCGTAACCTGTATGATTCGGGCCAAATATTATAATATTTTTTGGTCGACCATATTCAGTTGCTTTTTTAATTCCCATACCTGCTGTTTTACCACTGTAAACATAACCAGCGTGCGGTAATATTAATCCAACAGGTTGGCTGAAAAAATCCTTATTAGTCGCCCTCTCACCAACAAATGCCTCACAAGTTTTCTCAAGTTGAATAGGTGTACCTGGATAAAATTTGCCAGAAACAACAGGTTTCCTATACATTCATTACGCCTCCGAAAATATAAAATCACTTATTCTTTCATAATATCAACTATTTTTGCTGTTAAGAATATCGTTATGCTTCTTTGTTCTGAAGCTTCTTTCGTTCCTCTGAAAAGGTACCCAAGAATTGGTATGTCTCCAAGGATTGGTACTTTCCATTCCGACTTGCTCTTTTCTTCCCTTGAAAGGCCGCCAATAACAAGTGTCTGACCATCTTTAATTGTTATTTTTGTGCTAGCATCTCGTTTGTTAATTTTTGGAAGTCCGTTTACTAAAACAGAGTAATCAAAATTACTTACAGAAGTTGTAATTACAAGATCGATAGTGTTATCTGCGTTTACATATGGAACTATCTTTAGTTCTATTCCTCCTTCAAGGCTTATTACTTGTTCATTGGTTTGTCCTCCAGAAGTACTTACAATTTTCAAAGGTATCGAATCACCAATAAATATTCGTGCTTCTTCGCCACTTTTTGTCATTATATTTGGATTTGCCAAAAGTTTTCCAATACCACTGGTTGCTCTGAAAGGAGTACCTTGTTCCGCCCCGCGAAGATCAAGTGAAATTCCAGCTTCGTTTAATATCTTATCAATTATCGAACCATCTAAAATATCAAGTAAGCTTACATTAAGAGTTAAACCATTTGAACCAAATGTTAGATAATTTCCAGCTTTTAGTAATGTAACAATTTCTTCTGAAAGTGAACCATTTCTTGATTCGTCTATTATTCGCGCATCGATAGAAACTATCTTTGGAGTTGTAAACTTTTCAATTAATTTGTTAATATCATCTACGTTCTTAGGATCAAGGTCATAAGCAACAATTATACCTGCAGAAGGACTTACCATTGTCTTTCCACCATAAAATTTTATAAGTTCTTCAACTTTATCAGTGTTTCTTGGAACATTAAATGTGTAAGTTGTTTGTACTTTAGTTGCATCTGGTGTTGTATCTACAATGTAGACATTCCCAGATTTTTTGATTGATATCCCATAATTCAGCATTATTGAATTAAATGTTTCAAAGTCAATCCCAGAAACTGACATTGTTGCTGTTCTATCTATTGGTTTTGCAAAGACCACTTGATATCCAAGTTCATCAAAAATAGTTTGAATAACTTGTGAAATAGGTTCGTTATCTATCTTTAAATTTATCAATCCATCCTTAACAAACGCCTTTTTTGAGTCTGTCTTATTATTAATAACGCCCTTAGGTGTAATGTAAGTTATGCTTCCTACTTCTG includes:
- the amrB gene encoding AmmeMemoRadiSam system protein B; this encodes MYRKPVVSGKFYPGTPIQLEKTCEAFVGERATNKDFFSQPVGLILPHAGYVYSGKTAGMGIKKATEYGRPKNIIIFGPNHTGYGELVSVWSEGIWQTPLGNIEVNSEIADKLIDNTVIFSDEMAHLYEHSIEVQLPLLQYAFGEFKIIPVCMMDQRLSTVSKIVDKLKQIIKEYPDTLVVASSDFNHYDPHEITLEKDKLAIEKILEGDIEGLYERIKKHNITMCGPGPVAVVRSLFSNVELVYHTTSAEFSQDYSYTVGYASFILW